From a single Pelmatolapia mariae isolate MD_Pm_ZW linkage group LG20, Pm_UMD_F_2, whole genome shotgun sequence genomic region:
- the ndor1 gene encoding NADPH-dependent diflavin oxidoreductase 1 isoform X2: MSNPALLVLYGSQTGTAQDTAQRLARQAQRRRLRVRVMPLDDYNVADLISESLVVFVCSTTGQGDPPDNMKNFWRFLFKKSLPVGSLSRLDCAILGLGDSSYPKFNFVAKKLHKRLLQLGACVLLPVGLADDQHDLGADAVIDPWFASFWGKVSTLYPTLSGVISMREDELLPPTYTFHFLDDMQEKEEVWLRIPMDQTIPSQSHPFPARMVFNRRVTEPSHFQDVRHIELDVTGSNIEFAAGDVVMMRPCNAPEDVQQFCQLLRLDPETRFTLSPTDNTAVPARLPQPCTVRHLVESYLDIAAVPRRSFFELLSTFATNELEREKLAELSSAAGQDELHSYCNRPRRTTLEVLADFPHTTAELKVDYLLDLFPEIQPRSFSIASSLRAHPNRIQVLVAVVRYKTKLYKPRKGLCSSWLASLDPTQGDVYVPLWVKKGSLKFPSEKETPVIMVGPGTGVAPFRSALQERTAEGKTANVLFFGCRSKSKDFYFRTEWEEMMEAGFLTLFTAFSRDQEAKVYVQHRVRENGELLWDLIANKNACFYIAG; this comes from the exons ATGTCGAATCCCGCCCTGCTCGTTCTGTACGGGAGTCAGACCGGGACAGCTCAGGACACGGCACAGAGGCTCGCCCGGCAGGCACAGAGACGGCGGCTGCGGGTCCGAGTGATGCCGCTGGACGACTACAACGTG GCCGACCTGATCTCCGAGTCTCTGGTCGTCTTTGTTTGCTCCACTACTGGTCAGGGAGACCCTCCCGACAACATGAAG AATTTCTGGCGGTTCCTCTTTAAGAAGTCTCTACCTGTCGGCTCTCTGAGTCGGCTCGACTGCGCCATCCTGGGCCTGGGAGACTCCTCGTATCCAAA GTTCAACTTTGTGGCCAAGAAGCTCCATAAGCGCCTCCTGCAGCTCGGTGCCTGCGTGCTGCTGCCCGTGGGGCTGGCTGATGACCAGCACGACCTCGG AGCGGACGCTGTGATCGACCCCTGGTTTGCTTCGTTTTGGGGGAAAGTGTCGACTCTTTACCCGACTCTGTCCGGCGTGATCTCGATGAGGGAAGACGAGCT ACTTCCTCCAACCTACACGTTCCACTTCCTGGACGACAtgcaagagaaggaggaggtctGGCTGAGGATTCCCATGGATCAAACCATCCCCTCCCAGTCTCACCCGTTTCCTGCCAGAATGGTGTTCAACAGGAGGGTGACGGAGCCGTCGCACTTCCAGGACGTCAGGCACATTGAGTTAGACGTCACTGGGTCCAACATTGA GTTTGCTGCCGGTGACGTGGTGATGATGCGCCCATGTAACGCCCCTGAGGATGTGCAGCAGTTCTGCCAGCTGCTGAGATTGGACCCAGAGACCCGGTTCACTCTCAGCCCCACAGACAACACTGCAG TCCCAGCCAGGCTTCCTCAGCCCTGCACGGTGCGCCACCTGGTGGAGAGTTACCTGGACATTGCCGCTGTGCCTCGCCGCTCCTTCTTCGAGCTGCTGTCCACCTTCGCCACCAATGAGCTGGAGCGGGAGAAGCTGGCCGAGTTAAGCTCAGCGGCGGGCCAGGATGAGCTGCATAGCTACTGCAACCGACCCCGACGCACCACGCTGGAG GTCCTGGCAGATTTCCCTCACACCACAGCAGAACTCAAAGTGGACTATCTCCTGGACCTTTTCCCTGAGATCCAGCCTCGCTCCTTCTCCATCGCCTCCTCTCTGCGG GCTCACCCAAACAGGATTCAGGTCCTGGTTGCTGTTGTTCGCTACAAAACCAAACTGTATAAACCTCGAAAAGGCCTCTGCTCCTCCTGGTTAGCCTCTCTGGATCCTACACAAG GCGATGTGTATGTGCCTTTGTGGGTGAAGAAGGGAAGTCTGAAGTTCCCCTCAGAGAAGGAGACCCCGGTGATCATGGTGGGACCTGGAACGGGAGTGGCCCCCTTCAGGTCGGCGTTACAAGAGAGGACCGCTGAGGGGAAAACTG CTAATGTCCTCTTCTTCGGCTGCCGCTCCAAGTCCAAAGACTTCTACTTCAGGACAGAGTgggaggagatgatggaggctGGATTCCTCACCCTCTTCACGGCATTCTCTCGAGACCAG GAGGCAAAGGTGTACGTGCAGCACCGTGTGAGGGAGAATGGCGAGCTCCTGTGGGACCTGATCGCCAATAAAAACGCTTGTTTTTACATCGCTGGGTGA
- the ntmt1 gene encoding N-terminal Xaa-Pro-Lys N-methyltransferase 1 gives MGDIVEDEASFYSNAQDYWKDIPPTVDGMLGGYGSISSIDINGSKAFLQKFLGDGEGKTGSGCALDCGAGIGRITKRLLLPLFKTVDLVDVTQEFLDKAKTYLGDDGKRVGNYFCCGLQDFVPESGRYDVIWIQWVIGHLTDDHLIDFLRRCQKALRPNGLIVIKDNVSYEGVIPDEEDSSVCRDLNIVCSLVSKAGLRIVHQEQQKNFPKELYQVHTLAIR, from the exons ATGGGGGACATAGTCGAGGACGAGGCGAGTTTCTACTCCAACGCTCAGGACTACTGGAAGGATATCCCACCCACGGTGGACGGCATGCTGGGAGGCTATGGCAGCATCTCCAGCATCGACATTAACGGGTCCAAGGCCTTCCTGCAGAAATTCCTTGGC GATGGCGAGGGGAAGACTGGCTCAGGCTGCGCTCTGGACTGCGGCGCGGGCATCGGGAGGATCACAAAGCgcctgctgctgccgctgttcAAGACTGTTGACCTGGTAGACGTGACACAGGAGTTCCTGGACAAAGCCAAGACGTACCTGGGAGACGACGGCAAGAGGGTGGGCAACTACTTCTGCTGCGGCCTGCAGGACTTTGTGCCAGAGAGCGGGCGCTATGATGTCATCTGGATCCAGTGGGTCATTG GTCACCTGACAGACGACCACCTAATAGACTTCCTGCGCCGCTGTCAGAAGGCGCTGCGGCCCAACGGTCTCATCGTCATCAAGGACAACGTGTCGTACGAGGGCGTGATCCCTGACGAGGAGGACAGCAGCGTGTGCCGCGATCTGAACATAGTGTGCAGCCTGGTTAGCAAAGCCGGCCTCCGCATCGTCCATCAGGAGCAACAAAAGAACTTCCCGAAGGAGCTCTACCAGGTCCACACGCTGGCCATCAGATAG
- the lrsam1 gene encoding E3 ubiquitin-protein ligase LRSAM1 isoform X1, which yields MPLFFRKRKPSEDCQKRLEYQLCRSKEAGADDILDISACGLSEVPSSAFSISKVLHKKVLILHNNELRHLVPKGIDISTLITLKVLDLHENKLTSLPEDIGKLTALQILNVEKNRLKALPESIGNLRLLQTLNLKGNCLTELPSSVGSLSSLRTLDVSDNNIVTLPKALAYIRTLESFSLDAAMMSFPPSSVCTEGTESIQRFLCTELGEEYCPPSQYLLPVLESDSGKQSSDCLDGLDEAWQNKFSDYEKRKEQKQQEKLAFEKHLEEKQREHTQLVMMKNSNKENILNSVRQEQERVEQGVSKQQRAQEAERQLVLEKVRQAEDNISSRISSLLMDNNRQKKSAEFLQAMEEDRIHMEHLTAITQEEANSLRKKEVAAAMQKMLSDSCAMSLLQEASDYRRQSLVTEACRSLENLDRKFDKMLSLQVLDKSKAIAQILQEEEMQKAAFQALQLQKDAVHGYIRNQIHLIEGELMQLTKLEIKRRNLDAENLQEVLVEQRTALSDMLQQLLKQRDQREQELLQVLAEMELKSESNQQNYWMIQYQRLLDAKPLSLRMQEAGVEKELVNLLCKLSAQHYLPILAHHRVTTEALHHMSSSDLKKLGINEAGIQKALLNWARERQPEAGPCKVTKQEAEAEVTPSAPSPSPPPFFPSTSNIQMPSPPLTPGTPVTPSAPTPVEGPGCSECVVCMETGSQVIFLPCGHVCCCQVCSDALQNCPLCRANISQRIRLYHN from the exons ATGCCTCTATTCTTCAGGAAGAGGAAGCCCAGCGAGGACTGCCAGAAGAGACTCGAGTATCAGCTGTGCCgg TCTAAGGAAGCTGGTGCTGATGACATCCTGGACATCTCAGCCTGCGGGCTCTCAGAG GTCCCCTCGAGTGCCTTTTCCATCAGCAAAGTGCTTCATAAGAAG GTACTTATCCTCCACAACAACGAGCTGCGGCATCTGGTGCCCAAAGGAATTGACATCAGCACCCTCATTACATTAAAG GTTTTAGAcctgcatgagaacaagctCACCTCTCTGCCAGAGGACATCGGGAAACTGACGGCGCTGCAG ATCCTGAATGTGGAGAAGAACCGTTTGAAGGCCCTGCCAGAGTCCATCGGGAACCTGCGCCTCCTGCAGACTCTTAATTTAAAGG GAAACTGCCTCACTGAGCTGCCGTCCTCTGTTGGTTCTCTGAGCAGCCTGCGGACACTCGATGTGAGTGACAACAACATTGTGACGCTTCCCAAAGCGCTGGCCTACATCCGCACCTTAGAG AGTTTTAGCCTTGATGCTGCCATGATGTCCTTCCCACCTTCGTCTGTGTgcacagagggaacagagagcATCCAACGCTTCCTGTGCACGG AGCTGGGGGAGGAGTACTGCCCACCCTCTCAGTACCTCCTGCCGGTGCTGGAGAGCGACAGTGGCAAGCAGAGCTCCGACTGCCTGGATGGGTTGGATGAGGCCTGGCAG AACAAATTTAGTGACTATGAGAAGAGAAAG GAGCAGAAGCAGCAGGAGAAGTTGGCCTTCGAGAAGCACCTGGAGGAGAAGCAAAGGGAGCATACCCAGCTTGTAATGATGAAAAACTCCAACAAGGAGAACATCCTCAACTCAGTCCGACAG GAGCAGGAGCGGGTGGAGCAGGGCGTCAGCAAGCAGCAGAGAGCTCAGGAGGCTGAGAGGCAACTGGTGCTGGAGAAAGTCCGACAAGCTGAAGACAACATCAGCAGTCGCATCAGCAGCCTGCTGATGGACAACAACAG GCAGAAAAAGAGCGCAGAGTTCCTCCAAGCCATGGAGGAGGATCG GATCCATATGGAGCATCTGACCGCCATCACGCAGGAAGAAGCTAACTCACTGAGGAAGAAGGAGGTGGCAG CGGCCATGCAGAAGATGCTGTCTGACAGCTGCGCCATGAGCCTCCTCCAGGAGGCCAGTGACTACCGCAGACAGAGCCTGGTCACTGAGGCCTGCAGGAG TTTAGAGAATTTAGACAGGAAGTTTGACAAGATGCTGTCCCTCCAAGTTCTGGACAAGTCCAAAGCCATCGCCCAGATCTTACAGGAG GAGGAGATGCAGAAGGCAGCATTCCAGGCGCTGCAACTCCAAAAAGACGCCGTTCACGGGTACATCCGTAACCAG ATCCATCTCATAGAGGGTGAGTTAATGCAGCTGACTAAACTGGAGATTAAAAGACGCAATCTGGATGCTGAGAACCTGCAG gaaGTTCTGGTGGAGCAGCGCACGGCGCTCAGCGacatgttgcagcagctgctgaaGCAGAGAGACCAGCGAGAGCAGGAGCTGCTGCAGGTTCTG gCTGAGATGGAGCTGAAGTCTGAGTCCAACCAGCAGAACTACTGGATGATCCAGTACCAGAGGCTGCTGGACGCTAAGCCGCTGTCACTCCGCATGCAG GAAGCGGGTGTGGAGAAGGAGCTGGTGAACCTGCTGTGCAAACTGTCCGCTCAGCACTACCTGCCCATCCTGGCTCATCATCGAGTGACGACCGAGGCGCTTCACCACATGAGCTCCTCCGACCTCAAGAAG ttggGCATCAATGAAGCAGGAATCCAGAAAGCTCTTCTGAACTGGGCCCGGGAACGCCAGCCTGAAG CAGGACCTTGTAAGGTCACCAAGCAGGAGGCAGAAGCGGAAGTTACCCCCTCTGCGCCATCTCCTTCCCCCCCTCCGTTCTTTCCCAGCACCTCAAACATCCAAATGCCCAGCCCACCACTCACCCCGGGGACCCCCGTCACCCCGTCAGCACCCACCCCCGTGGAAGGGCCGGGATGCTCAGAGTGTGTGGTCTGCATGGAGACCGGG TCTCAGGTGATCTTCCTGCCGTGTGGTCATGTGTGCTGCTGTCAGGTGTGCAGCGACGCCCTGCAGAACTGCCCTCTGTGCCGGGCCAACATATCCCAGCGCATACGCCTCTACCACAACTAG
- the lrsam1 gene encoding E3 ubiquitin-protein ligase LRSAM1 isoform X2, with protein MPLFFRKRKPSEDCQKRLEYQLCRSKEAGADDILDISACGLSEVPSSAFSISKVLHKKVLILHNNELRHLVPKGIDISTLITLKVLDLHENKLTSLPEDIGKLTALQILNVEKNRLKALPESIGNLRLLQTLNLKGNCLTELPSSVGSLSSLRTLDVSDNNIVTLPKALAYIRTLESFSLDAAMMSFPPSSVCTEGTESIQRFLCTELGEEYCPPSQYLLPVLESDSGKQSSDCLDGLDEAWQNKFSDYEKRKEQKQQEKLAFEKHLEEKQREHTQLVMMKNSNKENILNSVRQEQERVEQGVSKQQRAQEAERQLVLEKVRQAEDNISSRISSLLMDNNRQKKSAEFLQAMEEDRIHMEHLTAITQEEANSLRKKEVAAAMQKMLSDSCAMSLLQEASDYRRQSLVTEACRSLENLDRKFDKMLSLQVLDKSKAIAQILQEEEMQKAAFQALQLQKDAVHGYIRNQIHLIEGELMQLTKLEIKRRNLDAENLQEVLVEQRTALSDMLQQLLKQRDQREQELLQVLAEMELKSESNQQNYWMIQYQRLLDAKPLSLRMQEAGVEKELVNLLCKLSAQHYLPILAHHRVTTEALHHMSSSDLKKLGINEAGIQKALLNWARERQPEGPCKVTKQEAEAEVTPSAPSPSPPPFFPSTSNIQMPSPPLTPGTPVTPSAPTPVEGPGCSECVVCMETGSQVIFLPCGHVCCCQVCSDALQNCPLCRANISQRIRLYHN; from the exons ATGCCTCTATTCTTCAGGAAGAGGAAGCCCAGCGAGGACTGCCAGAAGAGACTCGAGTATCAGCTGTGCCgg TCTAAGGAAGCTGGTGCTGATGACATCCTGGACATCTCAGCCTGCGGGCTCTCAGAG GTCCCCTCGAGTGCCTTTTCCATCAGCAAAGTGCTTCATAAGAAG GTACTTATCCTCCACAACAACGAGCTGCGGCATCTGGTGCCCAAAGGAATTGACATCAGCACCCTCATTACATTAAAG GTTTTAGAcctgcatgagaacaagctCACCTCTCTGCCAGAGGACATCGGGAAACTGACGGCGCTGCAG ATCCTGAATGTGGAGAAGAACCGTTTGAAGGCCCTGCCAGAGTCCATCGGGAACCTGCGCCTCCTGCAGACTCTTAATTTAAAGG GAAACTGCCTCACTGAGCTGCCGTCCTCTGTTGGTTCTCTGAGCAGCCTGCGGACACTCGATGTGAGTGACAACAACATTGTGACGCTTCCCAAAGCGCTGGCCTACATCCGCACCTTAGAG AGTTTTAGCCTTGATGCTGCCATGATGTCCTTCCCACCTTCGTCTGTGTgcacagagggaacagagagcATCCAACGCTTCCTGTGCACGG AGCTGGGGGAGGAGTACTGCCCACCCTCTCAGTACCTCCTGCCGGTGCTGGAGAGCGACAGTGGCAAGCAGAGCTCCGACTGCCTGGATGGGTTGGATGAGGCCTGGCAG AACAAATTTAGTGACTATGAGAAGAGAAAG GAGCAGAAGCAGCAGGAGAAGTTGGCCTTCGAGAAGCACCTGGAGGAGAAGCAAAGGGAGCATACCCAGCTTGTAATGATGAAAAACTCCAACAAGGAGAACATCCTCAACTCAGTCCGACAG GAGCAGGAGCGGGTGGAGCAGGGCGTCAGCAAGCAGCAGAGAGCTCAGGAGGCTGAGAGGCAACTGGTGCTGGAGAAAGTCCGACAAGCTGAAGACAACATCAGCAGTCGCATCAGCAGCCTGCTGATGGACAACAACAG GCAGAAAAAGAGCGCAGAGTTCCTCCAAGCCATGGAGGAGGATCG GATCCATATGGAGCATCTGACCGCCATCACGCAGGAAGAAGCTAACTCACTGAGGAAGAAGGAGGTGGCAG CGGCCATGCAGAAGATGCTGTCTGACAGCTGCGCCATGAGCCTCCTCCAGGAGGCCAGTGACTACCGCAGACAGAGCCTGGTCACTGAGGCCTGCAGGAG TTTAGAGAATTTAGACAGGAAGTTTGACAAGATGCTGTCCCTCCAAGTTCTGGACAAGTCCAAAGCCATCGCCCAGATCTTACAGGAG GAGGAGATGCAGAAGGCAGCATTCCAGGCGCTGCAACTCCAAAAAGACGCCGTTCACGGGTACATCCGTAACCAG ATCCATCTCATAGAGGGTGAGTTAATGCAGCTGACTAAACTGGAGATTAAAAGACGCAATCTGGATGCTGAGAACCTGCAG gaaGTTCTGGTGGAGCAGCGCACGGCGCTCAGCGacatgttgcagcagctgctgaaGCAGAGAGACCAGCGAGAGCAGGAGCTGCTGCAGGTTCTG gCTGAGATGGAGCTGAAGTCTGAGTCCAACCAGCAGAACTACTGGATGATCCAGTACCAGAGGCTGCTGGACGCTAAGCCGCTGTCACTCCGCATGCAG GAAGCGGGTGTGGAGAAGGAGCTGGTGAACCTGCTGTGCAAACTGTCCGCTCAGCACTACCTGCCCATCCTGGCTCATCATCGAGTGACGACCGAGGCGCTTCACCACATGAGCTCCTCCGACCTCAAGAAG ttggGCATCAATGAAGCAGGAATCCAGAAAGCTCTTCTGAACTGGGCCCGGGAACGCCAGCCTGAAG GACCTTGTAAGGTCACCAAGCAGGAGGCAGAAGCGGAAGTTACCCCCTCTGCGCCATCTCCTTCCCCCCCTCCGTTCTTTCCCAGCACCTCAAACATCCAAATGCCCAGCCCACCACTCACCCCGGGGACCCCCGTCACCCCGTCAGCACCCACCCCCGTGGAAGGGCCGGGATGCTCAGAGTGTGTGGTCTGCATGGAGACCGGG TCTCAGGTGATCTTCCTGCCGTGTGGTCATGTGTGCTGCTGTCAGGTGTGCAGCGACGCCCTGCAGAACTGCCCTCTGTGCCGGGCCAACATATCCCAGCGCATACGCCTCTACCACAACTAG
- the ndor1 gene encoding NADPH-dependent diflavin oxidoreductase 1 isoform X1: protein MSNPALLVLYGSQTGTAQDTAQRLARQAQRRRLRVRVMPLDDYNVADLISESLVVFVCSTTGQGDPPDNMKNFWRFLFKKSLPVGSLSRLDCAILGLGDSSYPKFNFVAKKLHKRLLQLGACVLLPVGLADDQHDLGADAVIDPWFASFWGKVSTLYPTLSGVISMREDELLPPTYTFHFLDDMQEKEEVWLRIPMDQTIPSQSHPFPARMVFNRRVTEPSHFQDVRHIELDVTGSNIEFAAGDVVMMRPCNAPEDVQQFCQLLRLDPETRFTLSPTDNTAVPARLPQPCTVRHLVESYLDIAAVPRRSFFELLSTFATNELEREKLAELSSAAGQDELHSYCNRPRRTTLEVLADFPHTTAELKVDYLLDLFPEIQPRSFSIASSLRAHPNRIQVLVAVVRYKTKLYKPRKGLCSSWLASLDPTQGDVYVPLWVKKGSLKFPSEKETPVIMVGPGTGVAPFRSALQERTAEGKTANVLFFGCRSKSKDFYFRTEWEEMMEAGFLTLFTAFSRDQEAKVYVQHRVRENGELLWDLIANKNACFYIAGNAKQMPASVCDALKEAFQQAGGVSAEEAEQMLATMEKTGRFQSETWS, encoded by the exons ATGTCGAATCCCGCCCTGCTCGTTCTGTACGGGAGTCAGACCGGGACAGCTCAGGACACGGCACAGAGGCTCGCCCGGCAGGCACAGAGACGGCGGCTGCGGGTCCGAGTGATGCCGCTGGACGACTACAACGTG GCCGACCTGATCTCCGAGTCTCTGGTCGTCTTTGTTTGCTCCACTACTGGTCAGGGAGACCCTCCCGACAACATGAAG AATTTCTGGCGGTTCCTCTTTAAGAAGTCTCTACCTGTCGGCTCTCTGAGTCGGCTCGACTGCGCCATCCTGGGCCTGGGAGACTCCTCGTATCCAAA GTTCAACTTTGTGGCCAAGAAGCTCCATAAGCGCCTCCTGCAGCTCGGTGCCTGCGTGCTGCTGCCCGTGGGGCTGGCTGATGACCAGCACGACCTCGG AGCGGACGCTGTGATCGACCCCTGGTTTGCTTCGTTTTGGGGGAAAGTGTCGACTCTTTACCCGACTCTGTCCGGCGTGATCTCGATGAGGGAAGACGAGCT ACTTCCTCCAACCTACACGTTCCACTTCCTGGACGACAtgcaagagaaggaggaggtctGGCTGAGGATTCCCATGGATCAAACCATCCCCTCCCAGTCTCACCCGTTTCCTGCCAGAATGGTGTTCAACAGGAGGGTGACGGAGCCGTCGCACTTCCAGGACGTCAGGCACATTGAGTTAGACGTCACTGGGTCCAACATTGA GTTTGCTGCCGGTGACGTGGTGATGATGCGCCCATGTAACGCCCCTGAGGATGTGCAGCAGTTCTGCCAGCTGCTGAGATTGGACCCAGAGACCCGGTTCACTCTCAGCCCCACAGACAACACTGCAG TCCCAGCCAGGCTTCCTCAGCCCTGCACGGTGCGCCACCTGGTGGAGAGTTACCTGGACATTGCCGCTGTGCCTCGCCGCTCCTTCTTCGAGCTGCTGTCCACCTTCGCCACCAATGAGCTGGAGCGGGAGAAGCTGGCCGAGTTAAGCTCAGCGGCGGGCCAGGATGAGCTGCATAGCTACTGCAACCGACCCCGACGCACCACGCTGGAG GTCCTGGCAGATTTCCCTCACACCACAGCAGAACTCAAAGTGGACTATCTCCTGGACCTTTTCCCTGAGATCCAGCCTCGCTCCTTCTCCATCGCCTCCTCTCTGCGG GCTCACCCAAACAGGATTCAGGTCCTGGTTGCTGTTGTTCGCTACAAAACCAAACTGTATAAACCTCGAAAAGGCCTCTGCTCCTCCTGGTTAGCCTCTCTGGATCCTACACAAG GCGATGTGTATGTGCCTTTGTGGGTGAAGAAGGGAAGTCTGAAGTTCCCCTCAGAGAAGGAGACCCCGGTGATCATGGTGGGACCTGGAACGGGAGTGGCCCCCTTCAGGTCGGCGTTACAAGAGAGGACCGCTGAGGGGAAAACTG CTAATGTCCTCTTCTTCGGCTGCCGCTCCAAGTCCAAAGACTTCTACTTCAGGACAGAGTgggaggagatgatggaggctGGATTCCTCACCCTCTTCACGGCATTCTCTCGAGACCAG GAGGCAAAGGTGTACGTGCAGCACCGTGTGAGGGAGAATGGCGAGCTCCTGTGGGACCTGATCGCCAATAAAAACGCTTGTTTTTACATCGCTGG CAACGCTAAACAGATGCCAGCCAGCGTGTGCGACGCCCTCAAAGAGGCGTTCCAGCAGGCGGGAGGTGTGTCCGCTGAGGAAGCCGAGCAGATGCTGGCGACCATGGAGAAGACGGGTCGGTTTCAGAGCGAGACCTGGTCGTGA